One genomic region from Cellulomonas fengjieae encodes:
- a CDS encoding FAD-binding protein, whose protein sequence is MSELSYDVVVVGTGGAGFAAAMGAADEGLRVLMLESTDKWGGSTAMSGGGMWLPNSPLMQRDGIGDSREEALAYLEATVGDDYRATSRERKEAFVDGIEDFVTTAEKYGMSFVRSTDYPDYYPELPGGKIGRAIEVDPFDSKKIGSWWKTTRALMPLPLKTDDVWLLARAWSTPAGFVRGASFVFRTLGGAVQGKRRVGTGAALACSFLDIVVQKQRTELWLSSPLRGLVVTDGRVTGVQTVRDGKPVTITATRGVVLAAGGFDHNTVLRQKYQGVDGNPSGNPGNVGETIEMTEDIGAAFELMDDAWWGASVEPLPGAGAGFLVSERSMPHSIIVDSEGDRIANESESYVDLGHHMLEHDKDGTYWLLADARHAHRYLRTYAMDPRANKAMVEAGILVKASTLPELARGMGIETSRLKATIERFNGFARSGVDADFGRGNSAYDRYYGDPMVHPNPNLGPIEKGPFTAFKIVLGDLGTKGGVVTDADARVLREDGSVIEGLYAAGNVSASVMGRTYPGPGSTIGPAVVFGLRAARHMGRSTR, encoded by the coding sequence ATGTCCGAGCTCAGCTACGACGTCGTGGTCGTCGGGACCGGTGGTGCCGGCTTCGCCGCAGCCATGGGCGCGGCCGACGAGGGCCTGCGCGTCCTCATGCTGGAGTCCACCGACAAGTGGGGCGGCAGCACCGCCATGTCGGGCGGCGGCATGTGGCTGCCCAACAGCCCGCTCATGCAGCGGGACGGGATCGGCGACTCGCGCGAGGAGGCCCTCGCCTACCTGGAGGCCACCGTCGGCGACGACTACCGCGCCACGTCGCGGGAGCGCAAGGAGGCGTTCGTCGACGGGATCGAGGACTTCGTCACGACGGCGGAGAAGTACGGCATGAGCTTCGTCCGCTCGACGGACTACCCCGACTACTACCCGGAGCTGCCCGGGGGCAAGATCGGGCGCGCGATCGAGGTCGACCCGTTCGACTCCAAGAAGATCGGCTCGTGGTGGAAGACCACCCGGGCGCTGATGCCGCTGCCGTTGAAGACCGACGACGTCTGGCTGCTGGCGCGTGCCTGGTCGACGCCGGCCGGCTTCGTGCGCGGCGCGAGCTTCGTGTTCCGCACGCTCGGCGGTGCCGTCCAGGGCAAGCGCCGCGTCGGCACCGGTGCTGCGCTGGCCTGCTCGTTCCTCGACATCGTGGTCCAGAAGCAGCGCACCGAGCTCTGGCTGAGCTCGCCGCTCCGGGGCCTCGTCGTCACCGACGGCCGAGTCACCGGCGTGCAGACGGTGCGCGACGGCAAGCCCGTCACGATCACCGCGACCCGCGGTGTCGTGCTCGCGGCCGGCGGCTTCGACCACAACACCGTGCTGCGCCAGAAGTACCAGGGCGTCGACGGCAACCCGTCGGGCAACCCGGGCAACGTCGGCGAGACCATCGAGATGACCGAGGACATCGGCGCGGCGTTCGAGCTCATGGACGACGCCTGGTGGGGCGCCTCCGTGGAGCCGCTGCCCGGCGCGGGCGCCGGCTTCCTGGTCAGCGAGCGCTCGATGCCGCACTCGATCATCGTCGACTCCGAGGGCGACCGGATCGCCAACGAGTCCGAGTCCTACGTCGACCTCGGCCACCACATGCTCGAGCACGACAAGGACGGCACGTACTGGCTGCTCGCCGACGCCCGCCACGCGCACCGTTACCTGCGCACCTACGCCATGGACCCGCGCGCCAACAAGGCCATGGTGGAGGCCGGCATCCTGGTGAAGGCGTCGACCCTGCCGGAGCTCGCGCGCGGCATGGGGATCGAGACGTCCCGCCTGAAGGCGACGATCGAGCGGTTCAACGGCTTCGCACGCTCGGGTGTCGACGCGGACTTCGGCCGCGGCAACTCGGCGTACGACCGCTACTACGGCGACCCGATGGTGCACCCGAACCCGAACCTCGGTCCGATCGAGAAGGGTCCGTTCACCGCGTTCAAGATCGTCCTCGGCGACCTGGGCACCAAGGGTGGCGTCGTCACGGACGCGGACGCCCGCGTGCTGCGCGAGGACGGCTCGGTCATCGAGGGCCTGTACGCGGCCGGCAACGTCTCGGCCTCCGTGATGGGCCGGACCTACCCCGGTCCTGGGTCGACGATCGGACCCGCGGTCGTGTTCGGGCTGCGGGCAGCCCGCCACATGGGGCGCTCCACCCGCTGA
- a CDS encoding alpha/beta fold hydrolase, which produces MTNPATHTLDVPGATLTYDVRGPVPAADGSPPLLLIGQPMGASGFGTLASHFPDRTVVTYDPRGLGRSTRSDGEATHTPERQAEDLHLLIAELGGQVDLFGSSGGAVTGLHLVATHPEDVRTFVAHEPPLLTVLPDADAAFAAEQRVQEAYDQRGWGAGMAAFIALTSVQGEFPDDFGRELPDPAVFGLPTQDDGTRTDPLLSGVSNAVTAYRPDIDALRAASTRVLIAAGIESKDTMTWRSSAALAELLGQELTVFPSNHGGFLGDEYGQPGQPVEFAARLHEVL; this is translated from the coding sequence ATGACGAACCCAGCCACGCACACGCTCGACGTGCCGGGAGCAACCCTGACCTACGACGTCCGCGGACCGGTCCCGGCGGCGGACGGCAGCCCGCCGCTGCTGCTCATCGGACAGCCGATGGGCGCGTCCGGGTTCGGCACGCTGGCGTCACACTTCCCCGACCGGACGGTGGTCACCTACGACCCGCGCGGTCTGGGGCGCAGCACGCGCAGCGACGGCGAGGCGACCCACACCCCCGAGCGGCAGGCCGAGGACCTGCACCTGCTCATCGCCGAGCTCGGCGGGCAGGTCGACCTGTTCGGCAGCAGCGGTGGCGCCGTGACGGGGCTGCACCTGGTCGCCACCCACCCGGAGGACGTCCGCACGTTCGTCGCGCACGAGCCGCCCCTGCTGACGGTGCTGCCCGACGCCGATGCGGCGTTCGCCGCGGAGCAGCGGGTCCAGGAGGCCTACGACCAGCGCGGGTGGGGCGCGGGGATGGCGGCCTTCATCGCCCTGACGTCGGTCCAGGGCGAGTTCCCCGACGACTTCGGCCGTGAGCTCCCCGACCCGGCGGTCTTCGGCCTGCCGACGCAGGACGACGGCACCCGCACCGACCCGCTGCTGTCCGGCGTCTCCAACGCCGTCACCGCCTACCGCCCCGACATCGACGCGCTCAGGGCGGCGTCGACCCGCGTGCTCATCGCCGCCGGCATCGAGAGCAAGGACACCATGACGTGGCGGTCGTCGGCGGCGCTAGCCGAGCTGCTCGGTCAGGAGCTGACCGTCTTCCCCAGCAACCACGGCGGGTTCCTCGGCGACGAGTACGGCCAGCCGGGCCAGCCGGTGGAGTTCGCCGCCCGGCTGCACGAGGTGCTGTAG
- a CDS encoding family 43 glycosylhydrolase, which produces MKRTPASLVLITIAGLLGVIGLASPAAATAATHRPPATRPVDPIAHDPTMVKEKGWYYVAITGDAAFDNTYLPLKRSRDLVHWEELGPAITELPAWVLESLGVTPQNAPRDAWAPDLSWSGTEWRLYYAASQFGTNNSVIGLLTSPTLANAQWEDQGLVVRSQPGVDTFNAIDPNIVTDADGGTWLSWGSFFSGIHVVPVDDATGKPVAGAQPVRIAQRQFAPNAEENPTFAWHDGYYYLFLSWDYCCRSVESDYRTVVGRSPDLTGPYVDADGVPLLDDKGGTEVLRGYNEFVGAGGGDLLMDKKGRTGYFVNHYYDATDGGAPRLNVRTLTWGRDGWPVISDPINPSRSIGHGDAFVQIVPRGGTAVVDNAGCGYEGADIALWDDLDNACQQWQLSDRGNGTRILNRYSNNVAEVAACSNVDGGDVAQWGWLGFLANNDCQRWTFAAPGDGWTTIASILPGNRAWTVQGAPAAGSDVLISSPTGGTEQQFRVEPVGDVLLASPTDPHRTLTAARCQSRSGHRAGTVGFQPRDERACQTWRFEPVAGTAAYTVLSVGADARRGAVACLGADLTLVRAGRHQECGAWTLVPTDDGTWALSSDRTTQAVRLLLP; this is translated from the coding sequence ATGAAGCGCACACCGGCGTCACTGGTCCTGATCACGATCGCGGGCCTGCTCGGGGTGATCGGCCTGGCCTCACCCGCGGCCGCGACCGCCGCGACGCACCGGCCCCCCGCCACCCGGCCCGTCGACCCCATCGCGCACGACCCGACGATGGTCAAGGAGAAGGGCTGGTACTACGTCGCCATCACCGGCGACGCGGCGTTCGACAACACGTACCTGCCGCTCAAGCGGTCGCGGGACCTGGTCCACTGGGAGGAGCTCGGCCCGGCGATCACGGAGCTGCCCGCCTGGGTGCTCGAGTCGCTGGGCGTGACCCCGCAGAACGCGCCGCGCGACGCCTGGGCCCCGGACCTCTCCTGGTCCGGCACCGAGTGGCGCCTCTACTACGCCGCTTCCCAGTTCGGCACCAACAACTCCGTGATCGGGCTGCTGACCTCCCCGACCCTGGCGAACGCGCAGTGGGAGGACCAAGGGCTGGTCGTGCGCTCGCAGCCGGGCGTGGACACGTTCAACGCGATCGACCCGAACATCGTCACGGACGCCGACGGGGGGACGTGGCTCTCCTGGGGCTCGTTCTTCTCCGGCATCCACGTGGTGCCGGTCGACGACGCGACCGGCAAGCCGGTCGCCGGCGCGCAGCCGGTGCGGATCGCGCAGCGCCAGTTCGCGCCGAACGCCGAGGAGAACCCGACGTTCGCGTGGCACGACGGCTACTACTACCTGTTCCTGTCCTGGGACTACTGCTGCCGCAGCGTGGAGAGCGACTACCGGACGGTCGTCGGCCGCTCCCCCGACCTCACGGGACCGTACGTGGACGCGGACGGCGTCCCGCTGCTGGACGACAAGGGCGGCACGGAGGTCCTGCGCGGCTACAACGAGTTCGTCGGCGCGGGCGGCGGTGACCTGCTGATGGACAAGAAGGGCCGCACCGGGTACTTCGTGAACCACTACTACGACGCGACCGACGGCGGGGCGCCGCGTCTGAACGTGCGCACCCTGACGTGGGGACGCGACGGCTGGCCGGTGATCAGCGACCCGATCAACCCGAGCCGCTCGATCGGCCACGGCGACGCCTTCGTGCAGATCGTGCCGAGGGGCGGCACCGCCGTCGTGGACAACGCCGGCTGCGGCTACGAGGGTGCGGACATCGCGCTGTGGGACGACCTCGACAACGCCTGCCAGCAGTGGCAGCTGTCCGACCGCGGCAACGGCACCCGGATCCTCAACCGGTACAGCAACAACGTGGCCGAGGTGGCTGCCTGCAGCAACGTCGACGGCGGCGACGTCGCACAGTGGGGCTGGCTCGGGTTCCTGGCGAACAACGACTGCCAGCGGTGGACCTTCGCCGCCCCCGGCGACGGCTGGACGACGATCGCGAGCATCCTGCCGGGCAACCGGGCGTGGACCGTCCAGGGTGCCCCGGCGGCGGGCTCCGACGTGCTCATCAGCTCCCCGACGGGCGGCACCGAGCAGCAGTTCCGCGTGGAGCCCGTGGGCGACGTGCTGCTGGCCAGCCCGACGGACCCGCACCGGACCCTGACCGCGGCGCGGTGCCAGTCGCGGTCCGGTCACCGTGCGGGCACGGTCGGCTTCCAGCCTCGCGACGAGCGGGCGTGCCAGACCTGGCGCTTCGAGCCGGTGGCCGGAACGGCGGCGTACACCGTGCTCTCCGTCGGCGCCGATGCACGCCGCGGCGCGGTCGCCTGCCTCGGCGCCGACCTCACGCTCGTGCGGGCAGGCCGCCACCAGGAGTGCGGTGCCTGGACGCTCGTCCCGACCGACGACGGCACGTGGGCGCTGAGCAGCGACCGGACGACGCAGGCGGTGAGGCTGCTGCTCCCCTGA